A stretch of DNA from Halorubrum sp. BOL3-1:
CGGGTGGGGTCGTCGTCACGTTCGACTGGGCCGGCGACGGCGCGGGCGAGGAGGGACCCCCGGTGGAGGAGCGGTTCACCGCCGCCGACGCCGTCGCGGCGCTGGAGGCGGCGGGGTTCGAGGTCGTCTCCGCGTCGACGCGCACGGAGACGTTCGGCGTCGTCGCTCGGGCGCCGTAGGCGACCGACCGCCGAGTCCGCGAAACGAGCGGTTCGGCGGCGGACCCGAACGTTCGTGAAGAAATACCGTTAGGTGCGTGCGGCCCGTACAACGGGTATGTTGGTTCGTTCCCGATCGGTCGCCGTCGCCGCGCTCACCCTACTCGCGACGCTCGTCGCGCGGCCGGCGGCGGCGCACGTCGACTACGTCACCGAGGACTCGGGCGACCCGCTCGACGCGGTGGCGTTCACCGCCGAAGTCCTCTCGGGTCCGTTCAACGCGGCGCTGTTCGCGGTGTCTGGCCTCGTCGCGGTCGCCGGCCTCGCCGTCTACCTCCGGGTGCGACCCACGGTCGTCGACGTCGTCGTCCTCCGTGAGAAGCTCGCCGGCTACGGCGACCTCGTCCCGTGGATGCTACGGCTCGCCGTCGGGCTTCCCCTCGTCGGCGCCGGCTTCCAGGGGTACCTGTTCGCGCCGACCCTCGCGTTCGACCCCGGATCGAGCCCGTTTCTCCGGGTGCTCTTCATCGGACTCGGGTTCCTCCTCCTCTTCGGACTTGGGACTCGGATCGTCTCGGCGATCGGACTGGTGACGTACGCGTGGGTGCTCCTCGTCGTCGACTCGTCGGTGTTCCTCGCGGTGGAGTACGTCCCGGTGTTCGTCGCGCTGCTGATCCTCGGCGGCGGCCGGCCGAGCGCGGACGACATGCTGTTGGAGGTCGCGAGCACGCCGGGGTCGTACTACGGGCGGATCGACCCCGTCCACCACCTGAAGCGGTTCCTCGACGAGTCGACGGCGCCGCTGCGGCGGTACGTTCCAACGGTCCTGCGGGCCGGCATGGGAGTCTCGTTCGTCTACCTCGGCTTGATCCAGAAGCTCGCGGACCCCGGCAGCGCGCTTCTCGTCGTCGAGAAGTACGACCTCACGTCGGTCGTGCCCGTCGACGCCGGGCTGTGGGTCGTCGGCGCCGGCGTGACCGAGGTCGCCGTCGGGCTCGCATTGATCGCCGGCTTCTTTACCCGCGGCGCGGCCGCGCTCTCGTTCGTGCTGTTCACCACGACGCTGTTCGGGCTCCCGGACGACCCGGTGTTGGCGCACGTCGCGCTGTTCGGCATGGCGTCGGCCGTCTTCACGCTCGGTGCCGGTCCGCTCTCGTTCGACCGCTGGTTCGGGCGCCCCGCGCTCGACGACGACGAGTCGGTCGTCCCGGCGGACTGAACGGGTCGCAGCGGTTCGATATCGGATTCCGGCGACCGACGCACCGACCGGTTTTAAGCCGCGTTCGCCCGGGTATTCAGGTATGAACGTCGACCTCGGCAACGCCTTGGAGACGACTCCCGGGCTGACGACGGAGACGCTGGACAGACTCGACGACCGCGTCGCGGCCGCACACGAGCGGATCGCGGCCGGAATGGACGACGACGAGTTCGGGTACGCGGCCCTGAACCTCCCAGAGACCGCGGACGCGGACGCGATCTACGCCGCGGTCGACGAGTTCGACCGCCCGGCGGCCGTCCTGACGGTCGGTATCGGCGGGAGCGCGCTCGGTGCGGCGACGCTCGCGAACGCCTTGGAGAGCGACGTGGACGCATACTTCCTCGACAACGTCGACCCAGACGACACGCGGCGGCTCCTCGCTGACCTCCCGCTCGACGACACCGTCGTCAACGTGGTCTCGAAGTCGGGGACGACCGCGGAGACGCTCGCGAACTTCCTCGTCGTCCGCGAGGCGATGGCCGACGCGGGCGTCGACTGGACCGAACGCACCCTCGTCACCACCGGCGAGTCTGGGAACCTCCGGGAGCTGGCCGACCGCCACGACCTGCCGTCGCTTCCGGTTCCGGACGGGGTTCCGGGGCGGTTCTCGGCGCTGTCGACGGTCGGACTCGCGGTCGCCGCACTACAGGGTCACGACGTCGAGGCCGTACTCGCCGGGGGACGCGAGGGGATGGCGAGCCTGTCGGGGTCGCTGTACGAGTCGCCGGCGTACGCCTACGGCGCGGCGACGTACGCGCTCGCGGAGCGGGGCGCGCTCACCAACGCCGTGATGCCGTACGCCGAGTCGCTGGAGACGTTCGCGGAGTGGTTCGCCCAGCTGTGGGCGGAGAGCCTCGGGAAGGACGGGCTCGGGCAGACGCCGGTCCGCGCGCTCGGCGCGACCGACCAGCACTCCCAGCTCCAGCTGTACCGCGCCGGCCCGCCGGACAAGTTGGTCTCCCTGATCCGGCCGGCGGAGCGCGAGGCGGTGTCGATCCCCGAGACGGACCTCGACGGACTCGCGTACCTCGGCGGGTCGTCGCTCGGCGGGCTGCTCGACGCCGAGTTCGAGGCGACCGAGGCGAGCCTCGCGGCCGCCGGCGTCCCCAACGTGCGCGTCGAGATCGACCGTGTCGACGAGCGAAGCCTCGGAGAGCTGCTCTACGAGATGGAGGCGGCCTGCGTGCTGTACGGCGAACTCGCGAGCGTCTCGACGTTCACGCAGCCGGCGGTCGAGTGGGGGAAGAAGGCGGCGCGCGGCCTGCTCGGCGGCGGCGACTTTGCGGAGGCGGACGCGGTCGCTGACAAGCGCGAACTGCGGATCGACTGACCCCGCGCGTCGACGCTCGCGAGGGGATCGACGCCGCTGACGCCCGGTCGACGGCGACGACGGAGCGAGGCCGCGGTCCCCTTCCGGTGCGTCTAAACCGCCGCGAGCCGTACGGCCGGCAATGAGCGACGACCCCCTCGCGACGGCGGTCGGAGAGCGGCTGTTCCGCGTCGCGAGCGCGCTGTTCGCGCTCGTGTTCGCCCTCCTCGTCGCGAGCGCGATCACCGCGCCCGGGACAGACCTCGCCGCCTCCGTCGGGCTGGTCTCGGAGGGGTCGAACGGCTACCGGCTGGTCCAGACGCTGCTCCAGTTCGCCGGGTTCGTCCTCGCGGTCGCGGGGTACCTCGCGATCACCGACGAGCGGGACCTCGCCCGCTTCTCGCGGCCGACCCCCCGCGAGGCGGCGATCATCGTCGGCGGTGGAATCGTCCTGTTCGGGTTCCAGTACGGCGCCCTGTTCGCACTCGATCAGGTCGGTCTCTCGACCGGACAGAACCAGGCGGTCGTCCCGGGCGGCGACCCGGTCACCTACTACCTCGCGATGATCGCGGTGTCGCTGCTCGTGGTCGGTCCGGTCGAAGAGCTGCTGTTCCGCGGCGTCGTTCAGGGCGGGATCCGGCGCGCGTTCGACGCCGTCCCCGCGGTGCTCATCGCGAGCCTCGCGTTCGGGCTGATCCACCTCCCGGCGGTCTCCGGGACGACGGCCGAGCAGTGGGCGTACGTCGGCGTCGTCGTCGTGCTGGGGTCGGTCCTCGGTGCGCTCTACGAGTGGACGGACAACGTGGTCGTTCCGGGACTGGTACACGGCGTGTACAACGCCGTTACCTACGTGATGTTGCTCGCGCAGGCGATCTGACGGACGGAAAAACGGTTCTGCTTTCGGGGCCGTTGAAGACAGAGCCGCGCGCTACGACGCAGTTGCTTCCGGTGACACGACCCCCCAAGCCCCACCCGCTCGGCTATACGCAGTCGCTCTCGTCCCGACTGAGACCACCGAAGCCCCAGCCGCGAGGACTCGCGCGACTCGCTGTCGTTCGAGACGCCGAAGGCGTCTCGTGATGACGAGAGAGCCCCGACCTCTCGAACCACGCTCCTCGCTCAGTCACTACGCTCCTTCGCTGTGGCGCTTGCGTCGTCGTGTTTCGTCCTCGCGGCTGCCCCTTCGGGTCCCGCCCCACACAGCGACCGCACCTCGCGCCTCCCCAGCCTCGTCGCTGGCGGTCTTCGCTTCGCTCCGACCGCCAGCGACTCCCTCGCGCGCGCTCCTCGGCCGCGAGGCGGCCTCGCAGGCGCGCGCCACCGCTTCGGCCGTGTCTCAAAACTCCGTCTTCCCCCACCGCAGGTCGTCGTAGGTCGCCTGCTGGTCGCTGCCGAGCCGCTCCTCGAACTTCCGGCGGAGCGCGGCCTTCTCGCGGGTCGAGATCCGGGCCAGCTCGTCGGCCTTCGCGACCGGCTCGGGCGGACCGCGGGTCGTCGCCACCTCGGTGACGACCTGTCGGGTGAGCCGCTCGCGGAGGTCCGGGTCGCGGGTGAACGCGTACGGCGCCTCCAGCTTGTAGGTCACGTCGGTCCGCGGGTCGTAGAGGACCATGAACGTCGGCTCGTACAGCTCCGGGTCGAGCTCGCGGTCGACGCCGAGCGCGTCGCCGTCGGCGGCCATCGGCTCGTCTGCGCCGCCGCGGCTCCGGAACCACGTCGTGAAGGTGAGTTCGTCGTCGAGCCGCGCGCCGCGGTCGCGGCCGGTGGTCGCCGCGGCGTCGGCGTCGCTCGCGCCTGTCGTCTTCCCCCCGTCGGCCGCGCGGCGCTCCAGCAGACGCGTGAACAGCGCGGTGTCGTCGGGCCACGGCGACTCGACGCCGGCCCGGGCGAGCGCGCGGACGGCGGTACCGCTCGCGGGGTTCTTCACGAAGCCCGCGAGGGGGACGCCGCGCTCGACGAACCGCTCCACGAGGCGGACGTATCGCTCGACGATCGCGCGCGGCTTCGCCTCGCGGGCGAGCGCGCCAAGTTCGGGGTCCCGGTCCGCCCACGTGAACACCTCCTTCGGATAGATGGGGCCGTCGAGGACGAGCAGCTCCTCGACGGCGTCGGCGTGGTCGATCGCGTGGGTGCCCTCCGCGAGGTACAAAGCGAGCGCGTGGACGACCCGCTCCGCGTAGCGGTTCACGCGCGGGACGTGGAGGACGCGCTGCCTCGTGTGGCCCTCGTCGCGGCGCGTCCACTCGCTGTCGAAGCCGGCGGTCGAGTCGCCCGCGTGGACGGTAGCGACGATGGTCCGGTCGCGGTGGAGGTCCAAGTCGGTGGGCGAGCTCGCCATCGCGGCGTGGGCGACGTCGACGACGAGCCCGTTCTTGAACGTCGTGGGATTGATCGTCCCCGAGTCGAGACCGTGGACCGTCCCGAACGGACGCTCGGCCAGCGCGACGTCGTCGATGGCGGCCCGCCGGCGCTCGTGGTCGTCGAGCGCCTCGATGACGACCCGACCCTCGCGGCGGAGTTCGGGAAGCCGCTCCCGCCACACGCGCTCAGCGAGGTCGTCGTGGTCGGTCGCGTCCACGTCGCCGCCGATGCCGTACGCGAGCTGCGCGATGTTCTCGACGTGGATCGGATCGAGCGTCACGGCCGTAGACCGGGCCGGGCCGATATAAAAGTCGTCGGCTCGGGGACCGAACGGCGCCACGGAGACCTGGTGTTCCCCTCGCTCGAACTCGGGCGCACCCGACGGCTCTTCGGAGCCGGCGACTCCGACCGTACCCGAACCGGTTCGACTGTCGCCGAGAAACCGCCGATTCGCTCGCCCCGCGTCGACGGTCGTCGGACGAACATGTTATCGGATAGCTATGTCCTCTCGCTCGGGTTCGTGGCAGTATCAGCGGTAATACTCGGGAGCGAC
This window harbors:
- a CDS encoding DoxX family protein — protein: MLVRSRSVAVAALTLLATLVARPAAAHVDYVTEDSGDPLDAVAFTAEVLSGPFNAALFAVSGLVAVAGLAVYLRVRPTVVDVVVLREKLAGYGDLVPWMLRLAVGLPLVGAGFQGYLFAPTLAFDPGSSPFLRVLFIGLGFLLLFGLGTRIVSAIGLVTYAWVLLVVDSSVFLAVEYVPVFVALLILGGGRPSADDMLLEVASTPGSYYGRIDPVHHLKRFLDESTAPLRRYVPTVLRAGMGVSFVYLGLIQKLADPGSALLVVEKYDLTSVVPVDAGLWVVGAGVTEVAVGLALIAGFFTRGAAALSFVLFTTTLFGLPDDPVLAHVALFGMASAVFTLGAGPLSFDRWFGRPALDDDESVVPAD
- a CDS encoding glucose-6-phosphate isomerase, giving the protein MNVDLGNALETTPGLTTETLDRLDDRVAAAHERIAAGMDDDEFGYAALNLPETADADAIYAAVDEFDRPAAVLTVGIGGSALGAATLANALESDVDAYFLDNVDPDDTRRLLADLPLDDTVVNVVSKSGTTAETLANFLVVREAMADAGVDWTERTLVTTGESGNLRELADRHDLPSLPVPDGVPGRFSALSTVGLAVAALQGHDVEAVLAGGREGMASLSGSLYESPAYAYGAATYALAERGALTNAVMPYAESLETFAEWFAQLWAESLGKDGLGQTPVRALGATDQHSQLQLYRAGPPDKLVSLIRPAEREAVSIPETDLDGLAYLGGSSLGGLLDAEFEATEASLAAAGVPNVRVEIDRVDERSLGELLYEMEAACVLYGELASVSTFTQPAVEWGKKAARGLLGGGDFAEADAVADKRELRID
- a CDS encoding CPBP family intramembrane glutamic endopeptidase; this translates as MSDDPLATAVGERLFRVASALFALVFALLVASAITAPGTDLAASVGLVSEGSNGYRLVQTLLQFAGFVLAVAGYLAITDERDLARFSRPTPREAAIIVGGGIVLFGFQYGALFALDQVGLSTGQNQAVVPGGDPVTYYLAMIAVSLLVVGPVEELLFRGVVQGGIRRAFDAVPAVLIASLAFGLIHLPAVSGTTAEQWAYVGVVVVLGSVLGALYEWTDNVVVPGLVHGVYNAVTYVMLLAQAI
- a CDS encoding DNA double-strand break repair nuclease NurA, which encodes MTLDPIHVENIAQLAYGIGGDVDATDHDDLAERVWRERLPELRREGRVVIEALDDHERRRAAIDDVALAERPFGTVHGLDSGTINPTTFKNGLVVDVAHAAMASSPTDLDLHRDRTIVATVHAGDSTAGFDSEWTRRDEGHTRQRVLHVPRVNRYAERVVHALALYLAEGTHAIDHADAVEELLVLDGPIYPKEVFTWADRDPELGALAREAKPRAIVERYVRLVERFVERGVPLAGFVKNPASGTAVRALARAGVESPWPDDTALFTRLLERRAADGGKTTGASDADAAATTGRDRGARLDDELTFTTWFRSRGGADEPMAADGDALGVDRELDPELYEPTFMVLYDPRTDVTYKLEAPYAFTRDPDLRERLTRQVVTEVATTRGPPEPVAKADELARISTREKAALRRKFEERLGSDQQATYDDLRWGKTEF